In one Diabrotica virgifera virgifera chromosome 5, PGI_DIABVI_V3a genomic region, the following are encoded:
- the LOC114329824 gene encoding DNA repair protein complementing XP-C cells homolog yields the protein MNQQKRRSVKKPAIIESDESSDDESPVKKCKVTPKKKVEHPVTEKQNTNDSSSSESDIENYLQPIDKLDLSSEFFNLKKDSNNDEFSKIEKSIFEKVGTSRLSDSESDLDDVQASTSQISTQETTASQQLNFKQLEDFTKNIEEAKLIVEKYNAKKKIEEKNVDISNILASGESKQLTLENIREEDLHSSDFETTDGEEWEEVKQKDQEEKSVVPKKDIEIRIGAMPEHCRNKKGTDLIAAMKRRLNRIRKENQLYVHKVHLLCWLAHGNFVNSVISSSDILSVALSLLPSDKCYPSDRVDLSYLEQIVQWYKRTIKLKEKDPAQQLPLKKALSLQMMKKESYDKKMFVLIFIAILRSLGIQCRMVLSLQVEPLRPPSSELHSLSTKESTKKLPSSKTGQLNKSHNKSNSKSDAKKLPSNKSAQLNKSHNKSNSKSEGKTKQINSEDVKLKKAKEGIQKVSKLGKEKATKDTSQKKDQNKHKEPQESSRNSVSDKNKKPAKEEQILSSKPKKERETTELKTNKMKGGKVEETKIVNKGNKKDNTKDNNTRTSSKMSHKETVQTTKESKSSKSSKKESLKVDEESESKSSVTENKESVGTTITQPKPSTSVSKMRSRRSRRSTEKNIPQLDGANDTIPKTVSNTRKPNLRKLKNESNAKVNSAKDSRSRVKVNNNNDSEDDFSPSPSKRSPIKKPNFAKLSQPSTSKIGNPFDVKNDIINLIKGRIIEQKHMDRGKLVNKRKSQNHDSSSDSDYLPSPIKKKHHDSDSDIEYFVPKPKVKKRVKVNRVGPGHPILSDSGEEGKKKKGNDVWLEVYLESEEKWITADVIRGQVHCVNELYMRATHPVSYVVAWNNDHTIKDVSMRYCKSFNTVTRKLRIDSNWWESSIRPFKEKSTARSKEEDADLNKQLFDQPLPKSIAEYKNHPLYALQRHVLKFEAIYPPDQVPLGYVRGEAVYPRNCVYICKSRDIWLKDAKVVKPGEKPYKIVKARPKYDKLSNSVVTDQLLEIYGPWQTTDYDPPTAENGVVPRNAFGNVELFKKCMLPKKTVHLQLPGLNKVAKKLNIDCASAIVGFDFHGGWSHPVYDGFVVCEEFTDVLIAAWEQDREEMEKKENEKIEKRVYTNWKRLIKGLLIRERLKARYDFGGEPSQSEKGKKNAGANKSTKGNKKS from the exons ATGAACCAACAGAAGAGAAGGTCTGTAAAGAAACCAGCGATAATTGAAAGTGATGAAAGCAGTGATGACGAATCACCAGTTAAGAAATGCAAAGTAACTCCTAAGAAAAAAGTTGAACACCCagtaacagaaaaacaaaataccaATGATTCCTCTTCTAGTGAAAGTGATATTGAAAACTACCTGCAACCCATCGACAAACTAGACTTATCCTCAGAGTTTTTTAATCTCAAGAAAGACAGCAATAATGATGAATTTAGCAAAAttgaaaaaagtatttttgaaaaggtaggcACATCGCGGTTGTCAGATTCAGAGTCAGACTTAGATGATGTACAAGCTTCAACAAGTCAAATATCCACACAAGAGACAACAGCATCTCAACAGCTAAATTTTAAGCAGTTGGAAGACTTTACGAAGAATATAGAAGAAGCCAAATTAATTGTTGAAAAATATAATGCTAAAAAGAAGATCGAAGAAAAAAACGTTGACATATCAAATATTCTAGCTTCAGGTGAATCAAAACAGTTAACTTTAGAAAATATAAGGGAAGAAGATTTACATTCAAGTGATTTTGAAACCACAGATGGGGAGGAATGGGAAGAAGTAAAACAAAAAGATCAGGAGGAAAAATCTGTAGTACCTAAAAAAGACATTGAAATAAGAATAGGTGCAATGCCGGAACATTGTAGAAACAAGAAAGGTACTGATTTAATTGCAGCCATGAAAAGAAGGCTTAATAGAATACGCAAAGAAAATCAACTTTATGTTCACAAAGTGCATCTATTATGCTGGCTAGCTCACGGAAATTTTGTCAACTCCGTAATATCAAGTTCAGATATTTTAAGCGTTGCATTATCTCTATTACCATCTGACAAATGTTATCCTTCTGATCGTGTAGATCTAAGTTATCTAGAACAAATTGTCCAATGGTACAAAagaacaataaaactaaaagagAAGGATCCTGCGCAACAGTTGcctttaaaaaaagctttaagTCTTCAGATGATGAAGAAAGAATCATATGACAAAAAGATGTTTGTTTTGATTTTCATTGCTATTTTAAGATCGTTGGGAATACAATGCCGAATGGTACTCTCATTACAAGTGGAACCATTACGACCACCCTCTAGTGAATTACATTCTTTGTCTACGAAAGAATCCACCAAGAAGTTACCAAGCAGCAAAACAGGCCAATTGAATAAATCTCATAATAAAAGCAATAGCAAATCAGATGCCAAGAAGTTACCAAGCAACAAATCAGCACAATTGAATAAATCTCATAATAAAAGCAATAGCAAATCAGAAGGCAAAACCAAACAGATTAATAGTGAAGACGTTAAACTTAAAAAGGCCAAAGAAGGGATTCAGAAAGTCAGCAAATTAGGTAAAGAGAAGGCTACTAAAGATACCAGTCAGAAAAAAGACCAAAATAAGCATAAAGAACCTCAGGAAAGTAGTAGAAATTCTGTTTCTGATAAAAATAAAAAGCCAGCGAAGGAagaacaaatattaagcagtaaaccaaagaaagaaagagaaacaacAGAACTCAAAACTAATAAAATGAAAGGAGGGAAAGTTGAAGAAACTAAAATAGTtaataaaggaaataaaaagGATAACACAAAGGATAATAATACACGAACTTCCTCAAAAATGTCACATAAGGAGACAGTACAGACAACTAAAGAAAGTAAATCTAGCAAAAGTAGTAAGAAAGAATCTTTAAAGGTAGACGAGGAATCTGAGTCTAAAAGTTCAGTTACTGAGAATAAGGAATCCGTAGGGACAACAATAACTCAACCTAAACCTTCAACTTCAGTCTCAAAAATGCGCTCAAGGAGAAGTAGACGAAGCACAGAAAAAAATATTCCACAGTTGGATGGAGCTAACGACACAATCCCCAAAACAGTATCAAATACTCGGAAACCTAATTTACGAAAGCTGAAAAATGAATCAAATGCCAAGGTCAATTCTGCCAAAGACTCCCGTAGTCGTGTAAaggttaataataataatgattcaGAAGATGACTTCTCTCCAAGTCCATCGAAGAGATCTCCAATCAAGAAACCCAATTTTGCAAAGTTAAGTCAGCCATCAACATCAAAAATCGGTAATCCTTTCGATGTTAAGAATgatataataaatttaataaaaggcAGAATAATTGAGCAAAAACATATGGATAGAGGTAAATTGGTGAATAAAAGAAAATCGCAAAATCATGACAGCAGTTCAGATAGTGATTACTTGCCaagtcccattaaaaaaaaacatcacgACAGTGACAGCGATATCGAATATTTTGTTCCTAAACCCAAAGTTAAAAAGAGAGTAAAGGTGAATAGAGTAGGACCTGGTCACCCGATATTATCAGATAGTGGTGAAGAAGGCAAAAAGAAGAAAGGTAATGACGTTTGGCTTGAAGTCTATTTAGAAAGCGAAGAAAAGTGGATAACAGCGGATGTTATTCGAGGGCAGGTGCACTGTGTAAATGAACTCTAT ATGAGAGCAACTCACCCAGTAAGTTATGTAGTAGCTTGGAACAATGATCACACCATCAAAGATGTTAGTATGCGTTACTGCAAAAGCTTCAATACCGTTACACGAAAATTAAGAATAGATTCCAATTGGTGGGAGTCCTCTATAAGACCTTTCAAGGAAAAAAGCACTGCCAGGAGTAAGGAAGAAGATGCTGATTTGAACAAACAGCTGTTCGATCAGCCATTACCAAAGTCGATAGCAGA GTATAAAAATCATCCTCTATATGCTCTACAAAGACATGTTCTAAAATTCGAAGCCATCTATCCACCTGATCAAGTTCCTTTGGGCTATGTACGAGGCGAAGCAGTATATCCCAGAAATTGCGTCTATATTTGCAAATCGAGGGATATTTGGCTGAAGGATGCCAAAGTTGTTAAACCTGGTGAAAAACCGTACAAGATTGTCAAGGCTCGACCTAAGTATGATAAG TTGTCCAATTCCGTGGTAACAGACCAGTTATTGGAAATCTATGGCCCATGGCAAACGACAGACTACGATCCACCAACCGCTGAAAACGGAGTTGTTCCAAGAAATGCTTTTGGCAACGTTGAACTATTCAAGAAATGTATGTTACCGAAAAAGACTGTACATCTACAAC TGCCTGGATTGAACAAAGTTGCTAAAAAATTGAATATTGATTGCGCTTCCGCTATAGTTGGGTTCGACTTCCATGGAGGATGGAGCCACCCAGTTTATGATGGATTTGTTGTTTGTGAGGAGTTTACCGATGTTTTGATAGCTGCATGGGAACAA gATCGAGAAGAGATGGAGaaaaaagaaaacgaaaaaatAGAGAAGCGTGTATATACCAACTGGAAGCGATTGATCAAAGGCCTGCTCATTAGGGAGCGGCTGAAAGCGAGATACGACTTTGGTGGAGAACCATCGCAAAGTGAAAAGGGAAAGAAAAATGCCGGTGCAAATAAAAGTACAAAGggaaataaaaaaagttga